One region of Desulfovibrio sp. JC022 genomic DNA includes:
- a CDS encoding acyltransferase yields MKRKKQWSSRSLAPAFFHNIFYGLIRLLGRPGAYSLLFFVVLFYTLLPGVNKRAQEYIRRRFKPQNELSRMRHTFLLYWNFGKMLVDRSVLRILGDFNAHGPDEDISRLQELYARHKRLILLTAHVGCWQMGFSYLGFLDAPKAVVMLMDRGDVDKHSFKWKMSGGSGKEEEITVINPAAPLGGTLEMLTALRENSVLCINGDRTMGESRHNVQVDFLGGKIELPITPFKIAATTETPVAIVFSTRSRTGEGIFRVAEIIHVPVDTGKGAVRGPEAFIPYAQKFSAELERYCQENPYQFYNFYNMWN; encoded by the coding sequence ATGAAGCGCAAAAAACAATGGTCCAGCAGAAGTCTGGCACCCGCGTTTTTCCATAATATTTTTTATGGGCTGATCCGGCTGCTGGGCAGACCGGGTGCATACAGTCTTCTCTTTTTCGTGGTCCTTTTCTACACCCTGCTGCCCGGAGTAAACAAAAGAGCGCAGGAATACATCCGCCGCAGGTTCAAGCCGCAAAATGAATTAAGCAGGATGCGCCATACTTTCCTGCTCTACTGGAATTTCGGAAAAATGCTGGTGGACCGCTCCGTACTGCGCATTTTAGGAGATTTCAATGCCCACGGTCCGGATGAAGATATCAGCAGGTTGCAGGAGCTTTACGCCAGGCACAAGCGGCTGATCCTGCTCACCGCACATGTTGGTTGCTGGCAGATGGGTTTTTCCTACCTCGGTTTTCTGGATGCGCCCAAGGCAGTGGTCATGCTCATGGACCGCGGTGATGTGGACAAACATTCCTTTAAATGGAAGATGTCCGGCGGCAGCGGAAAAGAAGAGGAAATCACGGTCATCAATCCCGCTGCGCCGCTGGGCGGAACTTTGGAAATGCTCACCGCCCTGCGAGAAAATTCCGTACTCTGCATCAACGGCGACCGGACCATGGGTGAAAGCAGGCATAATGTGCAGGTGGATTTTTTGGGTGGCAAAATAGAGCTGCCGATCACCCCGTTCAAAATTGCGGCAACAACAGAAACACCTGTAGCCATAGTTTTTTCCACCCGCAGCAGAACCGGGGAAGGAATTTTCCGGGTGGCTGAAATTATCCACGTACCCGTTGATACAGGCAAAGGCGCAGTGCGCGGACCGGAAGCATTTATCCCTTATGCCCAAAAATTTTCTGCTGAACTGGAAAGGTATTGTCAGGAAAATCCTTACCAGTTCTACAATTTTTATAACATGTGGAATTAA
- a CDS encoding lipid biosynthesis B12-binding/radical SAM protein, with protein MATIFLISANTNVEPYPVYPIGMSVIAGALHHAGHKVIQYDMLAAGNSLEHLRKSLTSAAPDYAGISIRNVDNVDSFTSHTNKYIHKAKLIVDTVKETGIPVIAGGAGFSLLPEEILEFTGADYGIVGEGERKMVDLISSLEQKKETPQIYGREKGIPGNEIQVPHWSPELLRYYIAESGVINVQTKRGCEHRCGYCTYPYLEGRKMRLRPVNEVADELEMLRTYGADNIFFTDSVLNDRDGHYLQLAEEIVRRKIEISWCGFFQPGPIEQDELALLKRSGLQAMEVGTDAASDATLKGLHKSFNFAEVMRFNEKCVEQKIPCAHFVIFGGPGETMDTVREGIKNMNSLRSCVVFPFSGIRLHEGTPLFTRAVKEGLIHPGQSLLEPFYYFSPGLDKDEMNTALIQGFKKRRDRLFPPDEGQQRINIMKKFGFRGILWDQLIKFDDQLANKTSSKPVTDSAYAG; from the coding sequence ATGGCTACAATTTTCCTTATTTCCGCAAACACCAACGTAGAACCGTATCCAGTCTACCCCATCGGCATGTCGGTTATTGCCGGGGCCCTGCACCATGCCGGACACAAGGTCATCCAGTACGACATGCTGGCTGCAGGAAATTCACTTGAACACCTGCGTAAATCATTGACCAGTGCCGCACCGGACTACGCAGGTATCTCCATTCGCAATGTAGATAATGTGGACTCTTTCACCTCCCACACCAACAAGTACATCCACAAGGCCAAGCTGATTGTTGATACCGTAAAAGAAACCGGAATCCCGGTCATTGCCGGGGGCGCTGGTTTTTCCCTGTTACCGGAAGAGATACTAGAATTCACGGGAGCTGATTACGGCATTGTGGGCGAGGGCGAACGCAAGATGGTCGACCTCATTAGCAGCCTTGAACAGAAGAAAGAAACACCACAAATTTACGGACGGGAAAAAGGAATTCCCGGCAACGAAATCCAAGTACCGCACTGGTCCCCGGAGTTGCTGCGTTACTACATTGCGGAAAGCGGAGTCATCAATGTACAGACCAAGCGCGGCTGCGAGCACCGCTGCGGTTACTGCACCTACCCTTATCTGGAAGGACGTAAAATGCGGCTTCGTCCGGTAAACGAAGTTGCCGATGAATTAGAAATGCTCCGCACCTACGGAGCGGATAATATTTTCTTTACCGATTCTGTACTCAATGACCGTGACGGCCATTACCTGCAACTGGCCGAAGAAATCGTGCGCCGCAAAATTGAAATAAGCTGGTGCGGTTTCTTTCAGCCCGGCCCCATTGAACAAGATGAACTGGCCCTGCTCAAACGATCCGGCTTGCAGGCCATGGAAGTGGGTACAGACGCCGCCAGTGATGCCACCCTCAAAGGACTGCACAAAAGTTTCAATTTTGCCGAGGTCATGAGATTCAATGAAAAATGCGTTGAGCAGAAGATTCCCTGTGCCCATTTTGTTATTTTCGGCGGTCCCGGTGAAACCATGGACACAGTACGCGAAGGAATAAAAAACATGAATTCCCTGCGCAGTTGCGTGGTTTTCCCATTTTCCGGCATCCGGCTGCACGAGGGAACCCCGCTCTTTACAAGAGCAGTTAAAGAAGGTTTAATCCACCCCGGACAATCGCTGCTTGAACCTTTCTACTACTTCTCCCCCGGCCTTGATAAAGATGAAATGAATACGGCCCTGATTCAGGGATTCAAAAAGCGCAGAGACAGGCTGTTTCCTCCTGATGAGGGACAGCAACGCATTAACATTATGAAAAAATTCGGATTCCGGGGAATTCTCTGGGATCAGTTGATAAAATTTGATGACCAGCTCGCAAACAAAACATCTTCCAAACCAGTCACAGATTCCGCTTATGCAGGTTAA
- a CDS encoding DUF2062 domain-containing protein, producing the protein MQVKPLIVIPVYNHGATLRDVAVRAMQYGEVLIVDDGSTDGALAEISDLGLTVVSHDENFGKGQAILTAAEKARELGKTHIITIDADGQHFPEEIPDFIAAIKENPEAIFVGSRNFEGQNVPGSSKFGRSFSNFWLRVQTGIKLSDVQSGFRAYPLEIFSVIKTSETRYAFEVEILVKSAWAGYDLKDIPIEVHYPAPDERVSHFDAIKDNVRISLLNTRLTMRSFVPVPHRQYDKDEEGKITPIHPLRSLRILLSKDETPLKLAIAGALGMLLGTLPLIAMHSIAIILFCGFFRLSKITGLAVSQLCIPPLVPALCIEAGHYLRYNQFLTEISLQTLGYEALDRFYEWVLGSLVLGPSFALIIGIAIYIMAFTIKRFLDMKPQ; encoded by the coding sequence ATGCAGGTTAAACCACTGATCGTTATCCCGGTCTACAACCACGGCGCAACCCTGCGCGATGTGGCAGTGCGGGCCATGCAATACGGTGAAGTGCTCATTGTGGATGACGGCAGCACAGACGGAGCCTTGGCAGAAATCAGTGATCTGGGGCTGACCGTAGTCAGTCATGACGAGAATTTCGGCAAAGGACAGGCCATCCTCACAGCAGCGGAAAAAGCGCGTGAACTGGGCAAGACCCACATCATCACCATTGATGCTGACGGGCAGCATTTTCCCGAAGAAATTCCTGATTTCATCGCAGCAATCAAAGAAAACCCGGAAGCAATCTTCGTGGGCAGCAGGAACTTCGAAGGACAAAACGTACCCGGTTCATCAAAATTCGGACGCAGTTTTTCCAACTTCTGGCTGCGGGTCCAGACCGGGATAAAACTTAGCGATGTACAGAGCGGATTCCGGGCCTATCCGCTGGAAATTTTCTCCGTAATCAAGACCTCGGAAACCCGCTACGCCTTTGAAGTGGAGATTCTGGTAAAATCCGCATGGGCCGGATACGACCTCAAAGATATCCCAATCGAAGTGCACTATCCCGCACCGGATGAACGGGTCTCCCATTTTGATGCCATTAAAGACAATGTGCGCATCTCGCTTTTAAATACCCGGCTGACCATGCGTTCTTTTGTGCCGGTCCCCCACCGCCAGTACGATAAGGATGAAGAAGGTAAAATCACGCCCATCCACCCCCTGCGCTCGCTGCGTATCCTGCTTTCCAAGGATGAAACCCCGCTGAAACTGGCCATTGCAGGAGCCTTGGGCATGCTGCTGGGAACATTGCCGCTCATTGCCATGCATTCCATTGCCATCATCCTTTTCTGCGGTTTTTTCCGGCTGAGCAAGATAACCGGACTGGCGGTCAGCCAGCTCTGCATTCCTCCGCTGGTTCCGGCCCTGTGCATCGAGGCCGGGCATTACCTGCGCTACAACCAGTTCCTGACCGAAATTTCGTTGCAGACACTGGGCTATGAAGCACTGGACCGCTTCTATGAATGGGTGCTTGGTTCGCTGGTTTTAGGGCCTTCATTTGCACTGATTATAGGGATCGCGATTTACATTATGGCGTTTACCATTAAACGGTTTTTAGATATGAAACCGCAATAG
- a CDS encoding phosphopantetheine-binding protein: MELIILYKEAKLNTKLKELLIEELNLVDVSVDEIEDDAPLFGEGLGLDSLDAVEIVVLVQKNFNVEIKNMEEGKAAFQSVNSLVDFIKERQA, encoded by the coding sequence GTGGAATTAATAATTCTTTATAAAGAGGCAAAATTGAATACTAAACTGAAAGAACTGCTCATTGAAGAGCTGAACCTTGTAGATGTCAGCGTTGATGAAATCGAAGACGATGCTCCCCTGTTCGGGGAAGGTCTCGGCCTTGATTCACTGGACGCAGTGGAAATCGTGGTACTGGTCCAGAAGAATTTCAATGTAGAAATCAAGAATATGGAAGAAGGCAAGGCTGCCTTCCAGTCCGTTAATTCCCTGGTTGACTTCATCAAGGAAAGACAGGCTTAA
- a CDS encoding acyl-CoA thioesterase: MGRKSYFPKTEGAPQPLRHVVERKVRFEEVDPMNIVWHGRYPSYFEDGRTALGDMYGVGYLDFYRYKVAAPIKKMQVDYIKPLRFGETFSIETLLHWTEAARMNYEFIIRDSAGEKATTGCTVQLFVQDDELMMFQPDFFAQLCEKWKAGILTPSNRDL; the protein is encoded by the coding sequence ATGGGACGCAAATCTTATTTTCCAAAAACTGAAGGTGCGCCGCAGCCGCTACGTCATGTGGTGGAGCGCAAGGTCCGTTTTGAGGAAGTGGACCCCATGAATATTGTCTGGCACGGTCGTTATCCCAGCTATTTTGAGGATGGGCGTACCGCTCTGGGAGACATGTACGGAGTGGGATATCTTGATTTTTACCGCTACAAGGTTGCCGCTCCCATTAAGAAAATGCAGGTGGATTATATCAAGCCGCTACGCTTCGGGGAGACCTTCAGCATTGAAACCCTGCTCCATTGGACCGAAGCAGCGCGCATGAATTACGAATTCATCATTCGCGACTCTGCCGGAGAAAAAGCCACCACCGGATGCACGGTGCAGCTTTTTGTCCAAGATGATGAGCTTATGATGTTCCAACCTGATTTCTTTGCCCAACTCTGCGAAAAATGGAAGGCCGGCATTCTTACTCCCTCAAACAGAGACCTGTAG
- a CDS encoding beta-ketoacyl-[acyl-carrier-protein] synthase family protein yields the protein MDRPVSICASGCICAAGKDTRACFETMLNGDVQPTFAPGFSYDQPMHSPVFAVEQEWLERQEKNPALTETMQLLFPAVEEALAQSGLTTERLGNLKVGSCIGSSTGASLNFKSFYQQWRKGDEPDLDIIESYLHSNPAAALAERYKLNGPVQTVTNACSSGTDAIGIAASWIRHGLCDLVIAGGADALSGISYTGFSRLMITSPEKCRPFDKDRQGLNLGEGAAVLILASENTMQELKLNSMGQVLGYGTCCDAHHLTAPHPEGTGLKQAINEALVRSGITASEIGFINVHGTGTENNDRIEGQVISKLFPETPFTGTKGVTGHTLGAAGAIEAVMTVMSLQNGLLMPTRGFHEAAAESKAIPVTEQTEINAEYGLSDSLAFGGNNSALVFKKGAV from the coding sequence ATGGACCGTCCCGTCAGCATCTGTGCCAGCGGCTGTATCTGCGCCGCCGGAAAGGACACCCGCGCATGTTTTGAAACCATGCTGAATGGCGACGTCCAGCCCACTTTTGCACCCGGTTTTTCCTATGACCAGCCCATGCACTCGCCTGTTTTCGCGGTAGAGCAGGAATGGCTGGAAAGACAAGAAAAGAATCCCGCACTCACCGAGACCATGCAACTGCTTTTTCCGGCGGTGGAAGAGGCTCTTGCACAAAGCGGACTGACCACGGAAAGACTTGGCAACCTAAAAGTAGGTTCCTGCATCGGCTCATCCACCGGAGCTTCGCTTAATTTCAAATCATTCTACCAGCAGTGGCGGAAAGGCGATGAGCCGGACCTAGATATTATTGAAAGCTATCTACACAGCAATCCGGCGGCGGCTCTGGCTGAGAGATACAAACTGAACGGTCCGGTACAGACGGTGACCAATGCCTGCTCTTCCGGTACTGACGCCATCGGCATAGCTGCCTCGTGGATCAGGCACGGTCTTTGTGATCTGGTTATTGCCGGGGGCGCGGACGCACTCAGCGGAATTTCCTACACCGGATTCTCCCGGTTGATGATCACCAGCCCTGAAAAATGCCGTCCTTTTGATAAAGACAGGCAAGGACTTAATCTCGGCGAAGGCGCGGCAGTGCTAATTCTTGCCAGTGAAAACACAATGCAGGAACTGAAACTCAATTCCATGGGCCAAGTGCTGGGTTATGGGACCTGCTGCGACGCTCACCATCTGACCGCCCCGCACCCAGAAGGAACCGGACTGAAACAGGCAATAAACGAAGCCCTTGTACGCAGCGGAATTACTGCTTCCGAGATCGGTTTCATCAATGTTCACGGCACCGGAACAGAAAATAACGACCGTATTGAAGGACAAGTTATCAGTAAGCTTTTCCCCGAAACTCCATTCACCGGAACCAAAGGGGTTACCGGACACACTCTCGGTGCAGCCGGAGCAATTGAAGCAGTCATGACTGTCATGTCCCTGCAAAACGGCCTGCTCATGCCTACCCGTGGATTTCATGAAGCCGCAGCTGAATCAAAAGCAATCCCGGTCACTGAACAGACCGAAATCAATGCTGAATACGGACTCAGCGACTCACTGGCTTTCGGCGGCAATAACTCTGCACTTGTTTTCAAAAAAGGGGCAGTATAA
- a CDS encoding 3-hydroxyacyl-ACP dehydratase FabZ family protein, protein MDLNEHISKSSTVLEKSETGYTRSYVFKKSFPGFDGHFPGNPILPGVIQTLLGQLSAAEALEHEYPAEKITLQSVTRCKFLRPVKPMETLELSFSLKTKGLNHIAICSLTVDGETAATYQLIFAPEGM, encoded by the coding sequence ATGGACCTGAATGAACATATTTCAAAGAGCAGCACGGTTCTTGAAAAATCTGAGACCGGATACACCCGCTCATATGTTTTCAAAAAATCATTTCCAGGTTTTGACGGGCATTTTCCCGGCAATCCCATCCTGCCCGGTGTAATTCAGACCCTGCTCGGACAGCTTTCCGCTGCCGAAGCCCTTGAACACGAATATCCGGCAGAAAAAATAACCCTGCAATCAGTAACTCGCTGCAAATTCCTGCGCCCGGTCAAACCTATGGAAACTCTGGAATTAAGCTTCTCCCTCAAAACCAAGGGACTGAATCACATTGCCATCTGTTCACTCACTGTGGACGGGGAAACCGCAGCAACCTATCAGCTCATTTTCGCTCCGGAGGGAATGTAA